The DNA segment GCAGTTATGGGCATCGAAGAAATACCGTTGCTGTACGATGTCGTGCTGCATATTGCAACCCTTATAGTGGTGGTGTGGTTTTTCCGGAAACGGATCTGCACTATTCTCGGTTCGCTGTTGCGATGGGCGCGCCGGCGCCCCCTGGCGGAGGATGCCTACAATCTGCAGCTTGCCGGGGTCATTATTGTGGCTACGGTAATGACAGCGGTACTGGGTTTTGCTATAGGGGAGCTGAACCTGCATACCATGCCGCATCTGGTGCCGTGGATGTTTCTGATCACCGCCGCACTGCTGGTTGCCGCTCATTTTGTCGGCTCGCGTCCGGCCGAAAGCCCGATTACGGCGCGTCACGGGGTTATCGTGGGGATTGTCCAGGGGCTGGCGGTGATTCCCGGGATATCCCGATCCGGCAGCACCATCTTTGCGTCACTGGCCTCCGGTGTGCCGCGGGAGAAAGCCGGTGAGTTTTCGTTTCTGATATCGGTGCCG comes from the Spirochaeta africana DSM 8902 genome and includes:
- a CDS encoding undecaprenyl-diphosphate phosphatase yields the protein MSMMQSVILGIMQGISEFIPISSSGHLVVLRAVMGIEEIPLLYDVVLHIATLIVVVWFFRKRICTILGSLLRWARRRPLAEDAYNLQLAGVIIVATVMTAVLGFAIGELNLHTMPHLVPWMFLITAALLVAAHFVGSRPAESPITARHGVIVGIVQGLAVIPGISRSGSTIFASLASGVPREKAGEFSFLISVPAILGATILEMRDLSGLTAVVSPAAMAVGFLASLVVGYLSLALLVRLIRGGKLWVFSLYLVPLGIWGLFAL